GTTCCTGCTGTTCGGCCCGCTCGGCACAGCCCAGAGTTCGGCGATCCACAAGTACATGAACGGCAAGAAGGTGCCGCTACTGTTTGTCGCCAGCGGCGCGGTCAAATGGGGTGATCCGAAGAGGTTTCCGTGGACGATGGGCTGGCGGCCAACCTATCAGACCGAAGGACGCGTTTACGCCAGGCACATCCTGGACAACAGGCCGAACGGCAAGATCGCCGTCCTCTACCAGAATGACGACTTCGGCAAGGATCTGCTGAAGGGACTGAAGGACGGCCTTGGCGACAAGGCTTCGATGATCGTTGCGTCTGAAACGTTCGAGCTCACTGACCCAACGATCGACGGTCGTGTTGCGAGCCTGAAAGCCAGCGGCGCCGACGTCTATGTCTGCATGGCGTCGCCGAAATTCACCGCGCAGAGCTTGAAGAAGGTGAAGGAACTGAACTGGACGCCAATGCACTTCATCAGCAGTACCAGTTCGTCGATCGGCAGCACGATCAAGCCGGCTGGATTCGAGAACGCACAAGGCGTGATGTCCGTCAGTTTCCTTAAGGACGTAACCGATCTGCAATGGAAGGACGATCCCGGGGTGAAGGAATACGATACGTTCCTGCAGCAATGGTATCCCGCCGCGGACCGGATCGACAG
This region of Bradyrhizobium sp. CCGUVB1N3 genomic DNA includes:
- a CDS encoding ABC transporter substrate-binding protein; the protein is MAGRVVRLASSCSLLLTALWPATPSAAEKKYDPGVSDTEIRIGNIMPYSGPVSAYGVIGKVEAAYFSKINAEGGINGRKINFISYDDSGSPPKTVEQARKLVESDEVFLLFGPLGTAQSSAIHKYMNGKKVPLLFVASGAVKWGDPKRFPWTMGWRPTYQTEGRVYARHILDNRPNGKIAVLYQNDDFGKDLLKGLKDGLGDKASMIVASETFELTDPTIDGRVASLKASGADVYVCMASPKFTAQSLKKVKELNWTPMHFISSTSSSIGSTIKPAGFENAQGVMSVSFLKDVTDLQWKDDPGVKEYDTFLQQWYPAADRIDSNVAYGMMAAQSLVQVLKMSGDRLTRENVMKQAASLKDFELGLLLPGIKVNTSPDDFFPVEQEQLMRFEGENWHLIGDVITGEARLENSQ